The nucleotide sequence GCGGGCGGCGTGCCCTACATTGGACACACCGAAATATTTGGCGACCTGACCGGCACAAAAGATCCCCTGACCATGTTTCAGGTGCACAACCTGCGCGTATTCTTTCTCACCCGCCACCTCTCGCTCATCGACGCCTGCCGCGCCGTAAAAAAGGAACGCGTGCTCGACTACATCAGCCGCTGCACCAGCGCCCTCAAGCTGCTGGGGCTGAAAAACCCCAGCATGGTGGTGGCGGGCCTCAACCCCCACTGCGGCGAGCACGGCCTGTTTGGCAACGAGGAAAATGCCGAGGTCGTCCCGGCCATTGAAGAAGCCCGCCGCCAGGGCTTGAACGTTTTCGGCCCCAACCCGGCGGATTCCGTTTTTCATTTTGCCCTCAAGGGAGCCTGGGACGCCGTGCTTTCGCTCTACCACGACCAGGGGCACATAGCGACCAAGATGGTGGACTTTGAGCGCACCATCTCGCTTACGCTGGGCATGCCCATTTTGCGTACCTCGGTGGACCACGGCACGGCCTTTGACATTGCCGGCACAGGCAAGGTCAGCCCTGTCAGCATGGTGGAGGCCATACGTCTGGCTGCGGAATACGCCCCCAATTTCAAAAGGGCCTGATTTCAGGGCAGAGGATGTGATTTGCGCACCGCAGCCGGAGGGTGGCAGAGCAAAAAAAGAACCTACCGTCGCACCGTCAACCATTCCCCCAACCCTTACCGGCGCGGGCAAGCCCCCACCGTATCGCAACCACATCCACGGAGGTTGAGATGACTGCCGTCCAATCGTTCGGCATCGGCTATTCAATGACCATGCTGTGCATTTCCATCGCCATCGTCATTGTGCTGTGCATTTGCTTCAAAATACACGCCTTTGTTTCCCTGACTGCGGCCAGCCTGTTTCTGGCGCTGACGCACAACAT is from Desulfovibrio desulfuricans and encodes:
- the pdxA gene encoding 4-hydroxythreonine-4-phosphate dehydrogenase PdxA, whose amino-acid sequence is MKPLICAPMGDPAGVGPEILAASLADPAVADMATVLVVGNTEIMRRAADIMKVNLDFNEVDANLNGWHEGAANIISLDNVDMASFAYGKVQAQCGKAAFEYIKTSIELTMAGKTAAVATTPINKESLKAGGVPYIGHTEIFGDLTGTKDPLTMFQVHNLRVFFLTRHLSLIDACRAVKKERVLDYISRCTSALKLLGLKNPSMVVAGLNPHCGEHGLFGNEENAEVVPAIEEARRQGLNVFGPNPADSVFHFALKGAWDAVLSLYHDQGHIATKMVDFERTISLTLGMPILRTSVDHGTAFDIAGTGKVSPVSMVEAIRLAAEYAPNFKRA